The Mycoplasmopsis gallinacea genome includes a window with the following:
- a CDS encoding MSC_0622 family F1-like ATPase gamma subunit, producing MKIVESKKNITLIDILKLSKRISIYYERAIQSKDIVQTLLEDHNVDSPLLDFSALVSEKSFFNKFKKVAAKKTIWVYVTEEEKYSTNSYFKHEKSLQEFFKEGDLMIAIGARAINFATQNGYPILFKSETNDLDRLANTLPALIESYYQNYGFHNLRFVLNSSKVKNSYLDVLPMETLNFNLNVKNLDLEATIDIKKMNIYPDIKEFIETEMIAYLTYIFYTLLNESALIYLKYKLVAQNQKINDLEKKFKQTKLYMLRGKRELEIEELSLLSKKKDLLHEKGETVNE from the coding sequence ATGAAAATCGTTGAATCAAAGAAAAATATTACTTTGATTGACATTTTAAAATTATCAAAAAGAATCAGTATTTATTATGAAAGGGCAATTCAATCAAAAGATATTGTGCAAACACTTTTAGAAGATCACAATGTTGATTCCCCACTTTTAGATTTTAGTGCTCTTGTGTCGGAAAAAAGCTTTTTTAACAAGTTTAAAAAAGTCGCAGCTAAAAAAACCATTTGAGTTTATGTAACTGAAGAAGAAAAATATTCAACTAACTCATACTTTAAACACGAAAAATCACTTCAAGAATTTTTCAAAGAAGGTGATTTAATGATTGCTATTGGAGCTAGAGCAATTAATTTTGCTACCCAAAACGGTTATCCAATTCTTTTTAAATCAGAAACTAATGATTTAGATCGCCTTGCTAACACCCTTCCAGCTTTAATCGAAAGTTACTATCAAAATTATGGATTCCATAACCTTAGATTTGTGCTTAACTCATCAAAAGTTAAAAATTCATATTTAGATGTGCTTCCAATGGAAACGTTGAATTTTAACTTAAATGTTAAAAATCTTGATTTAGAAGCAACTATTGATATTAAGAAAATGAATATCTACCCAGATATTAAAGAATTTATTGAAACTGAAATGATTGCTTATCTTACTTACATTTTCTATACTTTGCTTAATGAATCAGCTTTAATTTACTTAAAATACAAACTTGTTGCTCAAAACCAAAAAATTAACGATCTTGAGAAAAAATTCAAACAAACTAAGCTTTATATGCTTAGAGGAAAACGTGAATTAGAAATTGAAGAACTTTCTCTTTTAAGTAAGAAAAAAGACTTGCTACATGAAAAAGGAGAAACAGTTAATGAATAA
- a CDS encoding MSC_0623 family F1-like ATPase-associated protein, with protein sequence MPIFKRKTKTLAPEVQAYHDMIFKNYHNAKADKFISNEAFINQVLIIANLNKKDELWKKYYHQGYEQFINKNEIRFKNFVLTYERDLRFDLNNLVPTIKNVTNPKVITFNFANSDLEAEAALLECFNKVLVSFLEQGYNVEIFPDVILTFDKNLDKLTVLFSENFVTNAHQEN encoded by the coding sequence ATGCCAATTTTCAAAAGAAAAACTAAAACACTTGCACCTGAAGTCCAAGCATATCATGACATGATATTCAAAAATTATCATAATGCTAAAGCTGATAAATTCATTTCTAATGAAGCTTTTATCAATCAAGTTCTTATTATTGCTAACTTAAATAAAAAAGATGAACTTTGAAAAAAATACTACCACCAAGGATATGAGCAATTTATAAACAAAAACGAAATTCGCTTTAAAAATTTCGTTTTAACCTACGAAAGAGACTTGCGTTTTGATTTAAATAATTTAGTCCCAACTATTAAGAACGTAACAAATCCAAAGGTTATTACCTTTAACTTTGCAAATTCAGATCTTGAAGCTGAAGCTGCATTATTAGAATGTTTCAATAAAGTTCTTGTATCGTTTTTAGAACAAGGATACAATGTTGAAATATTCCCTGATGTGATTTTAACTTTTGATAAAAATTTAGATAAACTTACTGTTTTATTTAGTGAGAATTTTGTAACAAATGCACATCAAGAAAATTAA
- a CDS encoding putative immunoglobulin-blocking virulence protein: MIRAKRNKLLKSLLVFSVSLVTAAIATSSIYLTRQKSDVDKQKGIEDEIVTPTLVDGVLILIKPENRSLGDQNIEQIQKTTINLVTLLPNEEKKVLVSFEIETTKNEEVTMDISDRIPENYEIDPELNKNFEGSKIVVKIGQVNEIYLKEIKPIPTTVFEFYNGENKIGSSVSFTIADKEELIRQYKTQIPEGYKLKTNQDGETVEPEINLGELNKIQIEPIHKEYRTTIIYKDKQDNVIHTQKDIITLDDAKVNPRNYLPQGYEFLEDAQQPQSVAELNAGKTYTFLIKKTVKVHSTVIIYQLDGVQKATHTFTTYGDNSSITLEQLKKFKPNNLEIKKDYNPSSIVIGSSNNVVPLEKPRLKNTTRLIFKEKDPEKVIQDISVTEFEDVQISLSSYIPNGYKLVEGASSDIRRGQDNTYFVELIEKPKPKPEPKPEPTPIVPKEEKTPEISEIISEGGTLINPESERYDKPTTMPNVERGAISGELLQSQKAKIQSIKNILSKLSSDPNYKFNADDLRPIYDTSNLSSDDANLFFERLSKLLNGATLKELGTYSAFPYPDLTAEQQKISFQSMMNAYLKNADEYFAKGQILVFGTDFTNPYPRWGFASDDDNPAYVRQKELAKKRGFAYSGTNAKYGRNGDQLAKGDYPGWSKKIVIDRKYYSNGKPPVWKTDSSGRQWIPDGGISVWEYTPNDDNFEGLKQGKQKMAFMDASNPNAVRDIITFLKKNPEITGLFIKNIGTKNPDQDITDILRNIPSQIKNLSLGFDTQKILGLGELRNKTFTQVELLTSLRNADDNIGDASLPRYNYGWGIDPIAFQNVSYVAHDWTATKGWDNQGSSSVYYGPIQFNVIRPGKDTSWDDVKKGFDLVLDTKKDWRVFNGQFGDQGYPIKIDLSETQFTSLKEINLRKHKFRVIKLPSSGSKFTLNIADLGKAQYSTILAAWGPTEKPKILFGDERTNQVYLKGTLSDLRSGGKWVPELQALLIGMKNIGTVKTIIVDSQDVLNVIKSSGAWDSSFTIKLASESNSNQGGFDFD; the protein is encoded by the coding sequence ATGATTAGAGCAAAAAGAAACAAACTTTTAAAAAGTCTTTTAGTTTTTAGCGTTTCGCTTGTTACTGCTGCTATAGCTACCTCGTCAATTTATTTAACGAGACAAAAAAGCGATGTAGATAAACAAAAAGGAATAGAAGATGAAATTGTGACGCCCACATTAGTTGATGGTGTTTTAATTTTAATTAAACCTGAAAATAGATCACTTGGAGATCAAAACATTGAACAAATTCAAAAAACAACAATTAACTTAGTTACATTACTTCCTAATGAAGAAAAGAAAGTTCTTGTAAGTTTTGAAATTGAAACAACTAAAAATGAAGAAGTAACAATGGATATTTCAGATAGAATTCCTGAAAATTATGAAATTGATCCCGAATTAAACAAAAACTTTGAAGGATCAAAAATTGTTGTTAAGATTGGTCAAGTAAATGAAATTTATCTTAAAGAAATTAAACCTATTCCTACAACTGTTTTTGAATTCTATAACGGAGAGAATAAAATTGGTTCTTCTGTTTCGTTTACAATTGCAGATAAAGAAGAGTTAATTAGACAATATAAAACTCAAATTCCTGAAGGATATAAACTTAAAACTAACCAAGATGGTGAAACTGTAGAACCTGAAATTAATTTAGGAGAGCTTAATAAAATTCAAATTGAGCCAATTCATAAAGAATATAGAACTACAATCATCTATAAAGATAAACAAGATAATGTTATTCATACACAAAAAGATATTATCACTTTAGATGATGCTAAAGTTAACCCTAGAAATTATTTACCACAAGGTTATGAGTTTCTTGAAGATGCTCAGCAACCACAAAGTGTTGCTGAACTTAATGCTGGTAAAACATATACTTTCTTGATTAAAAAGACTGTAAAAGTACATAGCACAGTTATAATTTATCAACTTGATGGTGTGCAAAAGGCAACACACACTTTCACAACTTATGGTGATAATAGTTCTATAACACTTGAACAACTTAAAAAATTCAAACCAAATAATTTAGAAATTAAAAAAGATTATAACCCTTCTTCAATTGTTATTGGTAGTTCAAATAATGTTGTTCCACTTGAGAAACCTAGATTGAAAAACACTACTAGATTGATTTTTAAAGAAAAAGATCCAGAGAAAGTGATCCAAGATATAAGTGTTACTGAATTTGAAGATGTACAAATTTCACTTAGTTCATATATTCCAAATGGTTATAAATTAGTAGAGGGTGCTTCATCTGATATTCGAAGAGGACAAGATAATACCTATTTTGTAGAACTTATTGAAAAACCTAAACCTAAACCAGAACCAAAACCTGAGCCTACTCCGATTGTTCCTAAAGAAGAAAAAACTCCAGAAATTAGTGAGATTATTTCTGAAGGTGGAACACTTATTAATCCTGAAAGTGAACGTTATGATAAACCAACTACAATGCCTAACGTTGAAAGAGGTGCAATTTCAGGAGAGCTTTTACAAAGCCAAAAAGCTAAAATACAAAGCATTAAAAATATTCTTTCTAAATTATCTTCTGATCCAAATTACAAATTTAATGCAGATGATTTAAGACCTATTTACGATACTTCTAATCTTTCATCAGATGATGCTAATTTATTCTTTGAGAGATTATCTAAACTTCTTAATGGTGCAACTTTAAAAGAATTAGGAACATATAGTGCATTCCCATATCCAGATTTAACGGCTGAACAGCAAAAAATTAGTTTCCAAAGCATGATGAATGCATATTTAAAAAACGCTGATGAATACTTCGCTAAAGGACAAATTTTAGTATTTGGAACAGATTTTACCAACCCATACCCAAGATGAGGTTTTGCTTCAGATGATGATAACCCAGCTTATGTAAGACAAAAAGAACTTGCTAAAAAACGTGGTTTTGCTTACAGTGGTACAAATGCAAAATATGGAAGAAATGGTGATCAACTTGCTAAAGGTGATTATCCAGGATGAAGCAAAAAAATAGTAATTGATAGAAAATACTATTCAAACGGAAAACCTCCTGTTTGAAAAACTGATTCAAGTGGAAGACAATGAATTCCTGATGGCGGAATTTCTGTTTGAGAATATACACCAAATGATGATAACTTCGAAGGGCTTAAACAAGGTAAACAAAAAATGGCATTTATGGATGCTTCTAACCCTAATGCTGTTAGAGATATCATTACCTTTTTAAAGAAAAACCCAGAAATCACTGGTTTATTTATCAAAAACATTGGTACAAAAAATCCAGATCAAGATATTACAGATATTTTAAGAAATATTCCAAGTCAAATCAAAAACTTATCATTAGGATTTGATACTCAAAAAATTCTAGGACTTGGAGAACTTAGAAACAAAACATTTACTCAAGTTGAACTTCTTACAAGCCTTAGAAATGCAGATGATAACATTGGTGATGCATCATTACCTAGATATAACTATGGATGAGGAATTGATCCAATTGCATTCCAAAATGTTTCTTATGTAGCTCATGATTGAACAGCTACTAAAGGGTGAGATAATCAAGGATCATCATCTGTTTATTATGGACCAATTCAATTTAATGTTATTCGTCCAGGTAAAGATACAAGCTGAGATGATGTGAAAAAAGGATTTGATTTAGTTCTTGATACCAAAAAAGATTGAAGAGTATTTAATGGTCAATTTGGTGATCAAGGTTACCCGATCAAAATTGATCTTTCAGAAACCCAATTTACTTCACTTAAAGAAATTAATCTTAGAAAACACAAATTTAGAGTTATTAAATTGCCTTCAAGTGGTTCAAAATTCACTTTAAATATTGCAGATTTAGGTAAAGCTCAATACAGCACAATCTTAGCTGCTTGAGGACCAACAGAAAAACCTAAAATTCTTTTCGGAGATGAAAGAACAAATCAAGTTTATTTAAAAGGAACTCTTTCAGATCTTAGATCTGGAGGTAAATGAGTGCCTGAATTACAAGCTCTTTTAATTGGTATGAAAAACATTGGAACTGTCAAAACAATTATTGTAGATAGTCAAGATGTTCTAAATGTAATTAAAAGCTCAGGAGCATGAGATTCTTCATTCACAATTAAATTAGCTTCAGAAAGCAATTCAAACCAAGGAGGTTTTGATTTTGACTAA
- a CDS encoding LLM class flavin-dependent oxidoreductase produces MKKIELGISTFGETTKLQNTNKAISHTERIQNLVQEIELADKVGLDIYGIGEHHREDFAVSVPEIVLAAGAAKTKNIRLTSAVTVLSSSDPIRIYQNFATIDALSNGRSEIMVGRGSFTESFPLFGYSLKDYDALFEEKLDMLTEINNNEKLVWHGNLTHSVYGKGVYPRSTQDKLPIWVATGGNPVSVVNIAKRGLPIVFATIGGDPLRFKSLVDIYKRAWISFGHDPKDMKIAAHSWGWIEENDQKAKDNYFIPTKELVDSIAKDRDHWRELTREQYDNETSLQGAIFAGSPEKVAQKIIRIMEGLELDRFMLHLPVGSMPHQDTLKAIELYGQKVAPIVKKYFENKAEN; encoded by the coding sequence ATGAAAAAAATTGAATTAGGAATTTCAACTTTTGGTGAAACTACCAAATTGCAAAATACAAATAAAGCTATTTCACATACAGAAAGAATTCAGAACTTAGTGCAGGAAATTGAACTTGCTGATAAAGTAGGTTTAGATATTTATGGAATTGGAGAGCACCATAGAGAAGATTTTGCTGTTTCAGTTCCTGAAATTGTTCTTGCAGCTGGTGCTGCAAAAACCAAAAACATTCGCCTTACAAGTGCGGTTACTGTTCTTTCATCATCAGATCCAATTCGGATTTATCAAAACTTTGCAACAATAGATGCTTTAAGTAATGGTAGAAGCGAAATTATGGTTGGAAGAGGTTCTTTTACTGAATCATTCCCACTTTTTGGTTATAGTCTTAAAGATTACGATGCTCTTTTTGAAGAAAAACTTGATATGCTTACTGAAATTAATAATAATGAAAAGTTAGTATGACATGGAAATCTTACTCATTCAGTATATGGCAAAGGTGTTTATCCTAGATCTACTCAAGACAAATTACCAATTTGAGTAGCTACTGGTGGAAACCCAGTTTCAGTAGTCAATATTGCTAAAAGAGGTCTTCCAATTGTCTTTGCTACAATCGGTGGAGACCCACTTAGATTTAAATCATTAGTAGATATTTACAAAAGAGCTTGAATATCTTTTGGACATGATCCAAAAGATATGAAAATAGCTGCTCATTCTTGAGGGTGAATTGAAGAAAATGATCAAAAAGCCAAAGATAATTACTTTATTCCAACTAAAGAATTAGTAGATTCAATTGCAAAAGATCGTGATCATTGAAGAGAATTAACTAGAGAACAATATGATAATGAAACAAGTTTACAAGGAGCAATTTTTGCAGGTAGCCCCGAAAAAGTAGCTCAAAAAATAATTAGAATTATGGAAGGTCTTGAACTTGATCGCTTTATGCTTCATCTCCCAGTTGGATCTATGCCGCATCAAGACACTTTAAAAGCAATTGAGCTTTATGGACAAAAAGTAGCACCAATTGTAAAAAAATACTTTGAAAATAAAGCTGAAAATTAA
- a CDS encoding MSC_0624 family F1-like ATPase-associated membrane protein, which translates to MTNTNTIPQRKIFSQQMVKNIYKNLILLILFVGILFTLFTFSNYVGNDIVNAKSNDVFVGYENLFNLSNPVFKSRNFAIIFNFTILITAFIYGVYSGYRVWRHSLKNTYSYAFSVVFVIVAIASIILLAIDPINYETDPQNLIIKSVPIIVLLLINCVFEFLLFNNKRKISPSTMLLNVSFFASALLKLVLTLIGFVLLYLFVSDVKVSANEKAIDYLFFSVKNEMFKKIDYALNTNAGGLSFLYHFVLITIALAAIFLSIYPYFFGSYLLNRRKNIYKDLTKIALVSSFAVLIFALANVTKSIEQSSFVVKNSISHIGYLSFSAVAVVIIGSYIAITKFFKNQLNHYNIDSFLLALALLIPFSIAIILRTINFDKFNNYIILVLLSLFVLVLFVYQNFNKTTLNKNNHTIFAISLLLLSLGIFFEVVDAFMIEKGNHLLSSIFILIHLSDILLITNLVFIFGLVITRLYGLFKLFYFIKKVASKKLKLKNVN; encoded by the coding sequence TTGACTAATACTAACACAATTCCCCAACGCAAGATTTTTAGTCAACAAATGGTTAAGAACATTTACAAAAACTTAATTTTATTAATTCTTTTTGTAGGTATTTTATTTACATTATTTACATTTTCAAACTATGTAGGTAATGATATTGTCAATGCAAAGTCAAACGATGTCTTTGTAGGCTATGAAAATCTATTCAATTTATCAAACCCAGTTTTTAAAAGCAGAAACTTTGCAATTATTTTTAATTTCACTATATTAATAACTGCATTTATTTATGGTGTCTATAGTGGTTATCGAGTTTGAAGACACTCTTTAAAAAATACCTATAGTTATGCTTTTTCAGTAGTTTTTGTAATTGTTGCTATTGCTTCAATTATTCTCTTAGCTATTGATCCAATTAATTATGAAACTGATCCGCAAAACTTAATTATCAAATCTGTACCAATTATTGTTTTATTACTTATTAATTGTGTATTTGAGTTTCTTTTATTTAATAACAAAAGAAAAATTTCACCTTCAACAATGCTGCTTAATGTTTCATTTTTTGCATCAGCACTTTTAAAATTAGTTTTAACTCTTATCGGTTTTGTTCTTCTTTATTTATTTGTTTCTGATGTTAAAGTTAGTGCAAATGAAAAAGCAATTGATTATCTTTTCTTTTCAGTGAAAAATGAAATGTTTAAAAAGATCGATTATGCTTTAAATACTAATGCAGGTGGATTAAGTTTCTTATATCATTTTGTGTTAATTACCATTGCACTTGCAGCGATTTTCTTATCAATTTATCCATATTTCTTTGGATCATATCTATTAAATAGAAGAAAAAATATTTATAAAGATTTAACTAAAATTGCTTTAGTTTCTTCATTTGCAGTTCTTATTTTCGCCTTAGCAAATGTAACTAAAAGTATTGAGCAATCAAGTTTTGTTGTTAAAAATAGCATTTCTCACATTGGTTATTTATCATTTAGTGCAGTAGCTGTTGTTATTATTGGAAGCTACATTGCAATTACAAAGTTTTTCAAAAATCAATTAAACCATTACAACATTGATAGTTTCTTACTTGCTTTAGCTTTACTTATCCCATTTAGCATTGCAATTATTTTAAGAACCATTAATTTTGACAAATTTAACAATTACATTATTTTAGTTTTACTTTCATTATTTGTTTTAGTTTTATTTGTGTACCAAAACTTTAACAAAACAACATTAAATAAAAATAATCACACTATTTTTGCAATATCTTTATTACTACTTAGTTTAGGAATATTCTTTGAAGTAGTAGATGCATTTATGATTGAAAAAGGAAATCACTTACTTTCATCAATTTTCATCTTAATTCATCTTTCAGATATTTTATTGATAACTAATTTAGTTTTCATTTTTGGACTTGTAATTACAAGACTTTATGGATTATTCAAACTATTTTATTTCATCAAAAAAGTAGCATCAAAAAAATTAAAATTAAAAAATGTTAACTAA
- a CDS encoding MSC_0621 family F1-like ATPase epsilon subunit codes for MNKITLKFVSESFEVSKMQITKLEINNDLKDYWVTFKPNSVASLRKGFLKITFKDESSSKEKVRYLILNNPFLIYLDNQIELRYKGKLQFYIHQSFDKASLKTMIKQLKEKKNQLNLIKAYQENNIHFYDSFEASKLNDEIFYQSAVLNFELIKEEK; via the coding sequence ATGAATAAAATTACATTAAAATTTGTCTCTGAATCTTTTGAAGTTTCAAAAATGCAAATTACCAAATTAGAAATCAACAACGATCTAAAAGATTACTGAGTGACATTTAAACCAAATTCAGTAGCAAGTTTAAGAAAAGGATTTTTAAAAATCACTTTTAAAGATGAATCTAGCTCAAAAGAAAAAGTTCGCTATTTAATTTTAAATAATCCATTTTTGATTTATTTAGATAATCAAATCGAACTTAGATACAAAGGTAAATTACAATTTTACATCCACCAAAGTTTTGACAAAGCAAGCTTAAAAACAATGATTAAACAACTCAAAGAGAAAAAGAATCAACTTAATTTAATTAAGGCTTACCAAGAAAATAATATACATTTTTATGACAGCTTTGAAGCTTCTAAATTAAATGATGAAATTTTCTATCAAAGCGCAGTTCTTAACTTTGAACTTATCAAGGAGGAAAAATAA
- a CDS encoding MSC_0620 family F1-like ATPase-associated subunit — translation MKCKKTKLFLGSLAPVVIFPTILSLSATGEAGANGNNPSDPNAPSEPTLDPKFDTFGDEVNKITKSKLSTLIDDKILEFRRKAQDLVKTSAASSNDIIKGIYLQKVADYLENNRDKILENPTEYGLNIVYPKIISLNKDLYTTTVIYEGNEYTNIKFGLTASYPSDEIIPSATEDKSLNTTDLSTLREKTYTYYDNLTSEFEDVFANAKDIPTLASKESGNDNNRDITKISYDSDHNGINISLPEGYKSWDEYIRSKVVKRFTAFDLLQNSSDEEEEQDDPYPPITDEEKPNDPLEESELRFVPQLPPILKYEFFDLYKDKIQSESKYQELVSESSKDINRFNNSFYFDNPIFTRYEYKIESLAIENITENSVSKSVLVANVKIIDSLNVGNTRIYKTTFEIPADKETSLSREAARNLIAATYKRFYDSLGIGERIQIKRLGNKSLVTTVYNMIVASNNLIKPSEANDKFETKYFDLIKKYKYLQYNLVGENRKNILPEGEYRRELLNLFLGSLDRLTFSVNKSELNNNQSATGYGYFEYLVVTYKKLALKLKEIMDETRMSIVKSNFKAFNLDLNVLEQGFKTLNDDLDLISGVVNSSSFSIEKKFDHYVNILDQLQKTLVNLSILTTKESLDPEQTKSDGDNPSKKFVKAYNELNETKAIAKETKKTTTSQVIGGIFSFIGLVSLISWAILKLSKNKKIKLSRKNSIILLSVSTLTFILGITLIILSLIGGIL, via the coding sequence ATGAAATGCAAAAAAACTAAATTATTTTTAGGTTCATTAGCTCCAGTTGTTATTTTTCCTACTATTTTAAGTCTTTCAGCCACTGGTGAAGCTGGAGCTAATGGTAATAATCCTTCAGATCCAAATGCCCCAAGCGAACCAACTTTAGATCCAAAATTTGATACTTTCGGTGATGAAGTTAATAAAATTACTAAAAGCAAGCTTTCAACATTAATTGATGATAAGATTTTAGAATTTAGAAGAAAAGCTCAAGATCTTGTTAAAACTTCAGCTGCTTCTTCAAATGATATTATCAAAGGAATTTACCTTCAAAAAGTTGCTGATTATTTAGAAAATAATCGTGACAAAATTTTAGAAAACCCAACAGAATATGGTTTAAATATTGTTTATCCAAAAATCATTTCGTTAAATAAAGATCTTTACACAACTACTGTCATTTATGAGGGAAATGAATATACCAACATTAAATTTGGACTTACAGCTTCATATCCTTCAGATGAAATTATCCCAAGTGCAACTGAAGACAAAAGTCTTAATACAACAGATTTAAGCACTCTTAGAGAGAAAACTTATACCTATTATGATAATTTAACTTCAGAATTTGAAGATGTTTTTGCTAATGCTAAAGACATTCCAACACTTGCATCTAAAGAAAGTGGAAACGATAATAATAGAGATATTACAAAAATTTCTTATGATTCTGATCATAATGGAATTAACATTTCACTTCCAGAAGGATACAAATCGTGAGATGAATATATCCGTTCAAAAGTTGTTAAACGTTTTACAGCTTTTGACTTACTTCAAAACTCTAGTGACGAAGAAGAAGAGCAAGATGATCCATATCCACCTATTACTGATGAAGAAAAGCCGAATGATCCGCTTGAAGAATCAGAGCTTAGATTCGTACCTCAACTTCCCCCAATTCTTAAATATGAATTCTTTGATTTATACAAAGACAAAATTCAAAGTGAATCTAAATATCAAGAATTAGTATCTGAAAGTTCAAAAGATATCAATCGTTTTAATAACAGTTTTTACTTTGATAACCCAATTTTCACAAGATATGAATATAAAATCGAATCATTAGCAATTGAAAATATTACAGAAAATTCTGTTTCTAAATCTGTTTTAGTAGCTAATGTAAAAATTATTGATTCATTAAATGTTGGTAATACACGTATATATAAAACTACTTTTGAAATACCAGCAGATAAAGAAACATCTTTAAGTAGAGAAGCTGCAAGAAACTTAATTGCTGCCACATACAAAAGATTTTATGATTCCCTTGGAATTGGTGAAAGAATTCAAATTAAAAGACTTGGAAACAAAAGTTTAGTTACAACTGTTTACAATATGATTGTTGCTTCAAATAATTTAATTAAACCATCAGAAGCAAATGATAAATTTGAAACTAAATATTTTGACTTAATTAAAAAATACAAGTATCTTCAATACAATCTTGTAGGCGAAAATCGTAAGAACATTCTTCCTGAAGGAGAATATCGGAGAGAACTTCTTAACCTATTTTTAGGTTCTCTAGATCGTTTAACATTTAGTGTTAATAAATCAGAATTAAACAATAACCAAAGTGCAACTGGATATGGATACTTTGAATATTTAGTAGTAACATACAAAAAACTTGCTTTAAAACTTAAAGAAATTATGGATGAAACAAGAATGAGCATTGTTAAGTCAAACTTTAAAGCATTTAATTTAGACTTAAATGTTTTAGAACAAGGGTTTAAAACACTTAATGATGATTTAGATCTTATTAGTGGAGTTGTAAATTCAAGCAGCTTTAGTATTGAGAAAAAATTTGATCATTATGTAAATATTTTGGATCAGCTCCAAAAAACACTTGTAAATCTTAGTATTTTAACTACTAAAGAATCACTTGATCCAGAACAAACAAAAAGTGATGGAGATAACCCAAGCAAAAAATTTGTGAAAGCTTATAATGAGTTAAACGAGACTAAAGCAATTGCTAAAGAAACTAAAAAAACAACTACATCTCAAGTTATTGGTGGTATTTTTAGTTTCATTGGTCTTGTCTCTTTAATTAGCTGAGCTATCTTAAAATTATCAAAAAATAAAAAAATCAAATTAAGTAGAAAAAACAGCATTATCTTACTTAGTGTATCTACTTTAACTTTCATATTAGGAATTACTTTAATTATCCTAAGCTTAATCGGAGGAATTTTATAA
- a CDS encoding FMN-dependent NADH-azoreductase produces the protein MQKILFLNGLISKNETSISNQFMNYIKKEYLRKSGNSQITEIDLNDTHVGTILNSNNAHNYYNLVDSLKWINLLRETDKLIIFTPEINFSPSPVVKNFLDSILVAKETFNYSDFPNSQNKGNLTHLDVLIITTRGFKKTWYKWSSARNWLKQIWKFLRVKKVLTLEINGLNLDKNKKLSDKELINKYQKKIDKIINKFKR, from the coding sequence GTGCAAAAGATACTATTTTTAAATGGACTAATTAGTAAAAATGAAACTTCAATTTCAAATCAATTTATGAATTACATTAAAAAAGAATATTTAAGAAAAAGTGGAAATTCTCAAATTACAGAAATTGATTTAAATGACACTCATGTTGGTACAATTTTAAACTCAAATAATGCTCACAATTACTATAATTTAGTTGATTCACTAAAGTGAATAAACCTTCTTAGAGAAACTGATAAATTAATTATTTTCACTCCAGAAATTAATTTTAGTCCATCTCCAGTGGTAAAAAACTTTCTAGATTCAATTTTAGTTGCTAAAGAAACATTTAATTACAGTGATTTTCCTAACTCACAAAATAAGGGAAACTTAACTCATTTAGATGTATTGATTATAACCACCAGAGGTTTTAAAAAAACTTGATACAAATGATCTTCAGCACGAAATTGACTTAAACAAATCTGAAAATTTTTAAGAGTTAAAAAGGTTTTAACTCTAGAAATTAATGGGTTAAATTTAGACAAAAATAAGAAGCTTTCAGATAAGGAACTTATTAACAAATATCAAAAGAAAATTGACAAAATAATAAATAAATTTAAGAGGTAA